From a single Chlamydia muridarum str. Nigg genomic region:
- a CDS encoding ATP-binding protein: protein MTFSEGEHVFPAMLQELYTMLDFVKRAGFRCHCSKEKLLKLELACEEILVNIITHAYRSLPSPGWIRILCTETSNALLVRITDHGPAFNPITASPDIMRQDLPIEQRKIGGLGIFLAKHSVDVFDYERVNDMNVVTLTLYTQPQDQ from the coding sequence ATGACCTTTTCTGAAGGAGAACATGTTTTCCCTGCAATGTTACAAGAACTTTACACTATGCTCGATTTTGTAAAACGAGCTGGCTTTCGCTGTCATTGTTCTAAAGAAAAATTATTAAAATTAGAACTAGCTTGCGAAGAGATTCTTGTGAACATCATTACCCATGCTTATCGATCTTTGCCGTCCCCAGGATGGATCCGCATTCTTTGCACAGAAACCTCAAATGCTCTTTTAGTTAGGATCACAGATCATGGTCCGGCTTTTAACCCAATCACCGCCTCCCCAGACATCATGCGGCAAGATCTGCCGATCGAGCAAAGAAAAATTGGTGGATTAGGGATATTTCTAGCAAAACATTCTGTAGATGTTTTTGATTATGAGCGAGTAAACGATATGAATGTTGTTACACTAACATTATATACACAACCCCAAGATCAATGA